In a single window of the Centroberyx gerrardi isolate f3 chromosome 17, fCenGer3.hap1.cur.20231027, whole genome shotgun sequence genome:
- the lbh gene encoding protein LBH: MSVYSPQIYCPVFVPSRDMTEVMINSTPMEDMRLSPSKDRLSFQIFPDPSDFDRCCKLKDRLPSIVVEPTEGEVESGELRWPPEEYVVCGEEEEEEEEEEEEEEEEEEQNNGSIQNGQPAQNSQH, encoded by the exons CCCAGTGTTTGTGCCCAGCCGAGATATGACTGAGGTGATGATCAACAGCACCCCCATGGAGGACATGAGGCTCAGCCCAAGCAAGGACAGGCTCTCCTTCCag ATATTCCCCGACCCCTCAGACTTTGATCGCTGCTGTAAGCTGAAAGACCGTCTGCCGTCCATTGTGGTGGAGCCTACAGAGGGAGAAGTTGAGAGTGGGGAGCTTCGCTGGCCCCCAGAGGAGTACGTGGTctgtggggaggaggaggaggaggaggaagaggaggaggaagaagaggaggaggaagaggagcagaataATGGCAGCATCCAAAATGGACAGCCAGCGCAGAATTCTCAGCACTAG